Below is a genomic region from Venturia canescens isolate UGA chromosome 1, ASM1945775v1, whole genome shotgun sequence.
ggctGAATATAATTGCTCATAGCAAATATGGGACGTGTAATCAAGTTTTGACGAGCGAGGAAATTGTGAGAGCAATAATGGCAATAATTAGATAAAGAGAATGCGTAAAATTCTGCATTGACCGTAGATCAGTTTCGTTTATATTTATACTGTTTTTACAATACACGAAGCTCACAATGGATCCCAGTATCAGTGGTTGGCGTCTCTACACTTTTATTGAACCTCCCCTTTTTTTGTATCTTTTTGCTCAAGTGCTCAGTGGTAAATTTggtcttttttatttcgcccACTGCGTCGAACGACTTTGtgtatttaatatttttcttttgatttaAGGATCTGTTGCCACTGATCTCATGGTTTTTCGGACCTGTGAATCCATCCACAGCGACGACAAACATGTCTGTGATATTCTTCATACCGACAGTCAGAGTCAGGAAGCTTTGAAGTTGGAAGCAGAGTCACAACCTCGTGCTTCGTACATCCTCATGTGTGACTCTCTTCTCAATGGCATTGTACCtgcttttctttcctttttcattggACCCTGGAGCGATAAGTATGGCAGGAAACCGCTAATGCTTGCTGGATACAGCGGTGagccagtttttttttcaaagatctAGCGCAACTCAAAGTTTTGAGATTTatgttaaaatttgaaagCAAAGTGTCGAATTGAATTGCTGAAGGGGATGGAAATCTCATCAtaggtattttttcatactgTGATAAAGCAAATCTTTTTGATACTTGTTACCTCATTTATTATGTATTTTGTCATAACACAAAACTTATTTCcaacaaaaaatgttatatcTTTGTAAAGCTTTTAAAGCTTTTTGTCTGTCCTGCTGATGAAACGTATCATAAAGTACTAATGAGCCCAAAttcttttctgtttttcaTGCATTTCTAATGATTAACTTCCAGGCTCAGCGGTAAGTTTGTTGTTACGGACGATTCTCTGCACGCGCACTTTGGATCCTTGGTTCTACCTATTGTGCTCGTTGCCTCCGGCTCTTTTGGGTGGTATGAGTGGTCTAATCCTAGCAAGTTTATGCTTTGTTACGGATATCAGAAGCGAAGGAGATCGAGCTTGGCACTTGACATGGTTACAGGCAGTTATTTCTGGAGGAATATTTTTGGGCTCTTTCGCCGGATCTGAGCTGTTCAAGTTATTCGGTTATTCTGTAGTATTCGGTGTTGCTAGCGCATGTTCAACTCTTGCGACGCTCTAcgttattttcatcgttcctgAAACTGTCGTTCGAACTGACACGAATGTGAGAATAATACAAATTTACTAAAATTCAAAGAAAGCAAACGCCCTCCAAAATCGTACATCAGAATATacacttttttccattttcagcaACGTTTCTGTACTCTCTTCGATGTTTCCTTGGTCAAGGACATGTTCGCAGCTTGTTCAAAAAAGCGCGATGGTTTCAATCGCGTTATTGTTTGGTCCTGCATAACTTGTTTATCCCTGAATGTCCTGACGATAGAAGGAGATTATGCAATCGGATTTTTATTCGCGAGCGCTAAATTTGGTTGGAACGTCAGTGACTATTCGTCCTACCAGGCAGCTGCTGTATTATTCGGCATCGTTGGAACCTTACTTGGAGCTAAATTTTTCCAGGCTTTTGTGGATAAAGGTCAGCACTATTTTCCTAACAATCATCATTTTCTCTCAATtaccagaatttttttcttcaagtgtACCTTATTTCCGGAGCTcccgaaaaaatgaagaatcctGAAGCAATTTTTGTACTATTATCATCCacaaaaaaacgttgatatattaagattttcaatttcctcaACGTCGAATTCCGACGAAAAAGTATTAActtaaaatattaaatttgcaGACATGTTGGATATGAGAATCGCAATGTTTGCCAATATTTCTGCTTTCGTTGGAGCCATGACTAAATCTTTAGTAAGGAAACCCTGGCACTTGTATTGTGCGACCGCCTTCGCCATGTACAGTGGATTATTGTCGCCTGTGTTACGTGCCATATTATCGAAATCTGGACCACCTCAAGATGCCGGTGAATTATCAAAAGAATTATTCCCCTTTGATTTTAAACTTCTACAAACATTATGATGTTcctaaaaatatatttttttctttcaggcAAAATCTTTTCGCTCACACAATCTATGGAAGCGGTCGTACCGCTTGCAGCTTCCCCTCTTTACACGCTGGTTTACACGCGCAATATGCCACCAATATACCCATCTCCGGTATTTCAAATCACAGCGGGCATATTGTTAGTTATActtattctcattattttgataGACCGGGAACTTGGGAAATTGAAGAACTCGCCTTACGTCAGCATTAACGAGGATGTTGACTGAAACTTTATTTGCACAAGAAGACGAAAATAACGATATTTAGTATATTCTATATTTATCAAACCTTCGTAGTATCATCGAGAATGTAGAATCTTTGTTCTATTACAATCAAAACAGTCTCGGTGTGACCACGAATGGTTgatacaaaaaaagtatttattaCTCAAATCCAGCAAagtttataataatatattttgtgTATGTTTCGATACATTATTTGCAATGAAAAACGCTCAAAGCGTTAGTCATTTTTTAAACTAAACGTTATTCTCTTTACAAGTAACGGTAGTGGTTCTATAAAGCGCTGATAACAGCAGAGTTACCTGATAAGCCTGATAAGCCATCGATCGCCATTTTCTATGCCCTAGTTTTCTTCAGCTAAGCTAGAGAAGCGCGAAAAAAATGCCGAAATGCCTAATGAACGATTAACATCACCTTTAGTATATGGAACTGAACAAGATAATTATTCTGTGATACTAAGAAATATTGAGACAAAAAATGGACAATTTGTATATTACGCACAGCTGTAAATATTTACATTCTAAATGGAGAAGCTTGTACAGCATAACATTTACAGCTTTAGTCTTCAGCAATGGAACGATTTGTATTTGAGTCTCTACGAGATTAAAAACATATTAATTGTTAGTGCAGTTGCGAATCGCTGTTGGATTTATTTCTTAAAAGTTATTGTaatctgtgaaaaaaaacatcgtcaTAATTTTATTACGTGTCGTTGcgctgaaaaaataatagtttttttgtctTCGATGCACATTCAGATAACCGGCATCGTCGAAAGATTATACCGCAAAAATTACATCCGATATGAACGCATATGAGCGCCAACGTTTATTTTGAAAAGTCAATGCTCGAATGAAAAGAGTATTCAATATCTCATTCTCAGCATTGAAACTCGTTAAAAATATCTTGGCTATCGGATTCTGATAACTCATATGGAAACTCTACACTCGGAACggtgataaattttaatgaaaacacAGGAAGCGGCTCACGAGCACGTTCAGAAATCGGCGCTGATCCTGTCACAGTCGGTACTTGATCGTGTAAGCTAACGAAGTAGCACTTATAATTCGGGAATCTTTTGAAACTTGTGAAAAGTTCGAAAACAGTGGGATATTCTTAAATGgggaaaattgatatttttaaaaaaaaaaaaaacttcacatcatttttttcaatctctacGTTGGGCCACAAAAAGCGAACTGAATTGAATTGTGAATAACTTAATGGAATATGTTTTTTATCCTATTCTATAAAAATCTCTGAAGCAActattggaaataaaaaatggagtttaACGAAAATGCAGCTTTTAAGGGATGGCGCAGTTACGTTCTTGTTGAACCGCCAGTGATGTTGTATTTCTTTGGACAGGCAATCATAGGTATGAACAATACTTTTCGAATTtgctcgtgaaataaattgacattgaattttaaattcagttattttttaaacaaatttgattttattacAAATGTTCTTGCATTTTGTACAATAAGAAATGCAGAAATGAATGCATAAAACATTAACTTTTTAAGAGACTtacgaaatttgatttttgagtaaattcaATCTTGCCGGACTGATGTCGAGATTTTAatggatttattattttcaatttttcaggtGCGGTTACTTCAGATCTTATGATTTTTCGGACTTGCCAAGCTATCTTGGGCACTGACAAAGGAGACTGCGATATCCTGCACTCGAACAGTTCAAGCTCAGAAGCAATGAATTTGCAGACAACAATTCAACCCTACGTCAGTTACATTGTGATGAACAAATCTTTTATCGATGGCTTGGTACCAGCGATTCTTTCATTCTGCTTGGGATCCTGGAGCGACAAATATGGAAGAAAACCAATTTTACTGGCGAGTTATTCAGGTGATTTGTTACTCCGAATGCAAGTAGCTTGAACATGACAAAATGTCGTCGCAGTTAAAACATTTTATCTCTTGAAACGAACAGGTTTGCTCCGtcagtttttcaattaatcttcacatattttttatcgagaagaaaatcctttttttcggataaacaatttatgaataaattcCATGTCAGCtgtgacattattgaattaccAACACAGTATTCCTGGCAATTTTATTGTGTGCAGGGCTCCAATCATAGTTTTCAAACTAGACGATTATTCTGAAACTAAATAATCATTGCAGGTTCGGCGATCAGCTTTTTTCTCTGGGCAGTTCTGAGTTCGATGGAGCTGAATCCCTGGTGGTACCTCCTTGCCTCCGTTCCACCGGCTCTCGTTGGTGGATACAGCAGCCTTATTCTCGCAACTTATTGCTACATAACGGATATAACGTCGGAACGTGAGCGCGCATGGCACATGACTTGGCAACAGTCTGTCATACCGGCCGGTCAATTTTTGGGAAGTTTTGCTGGGCCTGcgatttacaaaaaatttggatACGTCGGTGTTTTTGCGACAGCTTCTGCAGGTGGAGCGATTTCAGCGCTTTACGTATTAATTTTTGTTCCTGAAACGGTCGCTGTAGTCAGCGAAAAAGTAAGTTTTACCAAAAGTGTAAAACTACCAAACGTGTTTTAGAGTGAAATCAAAAATTCAAGGGAAGCGAGACTCTTATACTTGATTTTAATGTTTCAGAAAAGCCTTTGCAGCCTCTTTGATTTAACGTTGATCAAGGATATGATAAAAACTTGTGTTAAAAAACGCAGGAATACCGATCGTCTCATCATGTGGTGTTGCATCTTGAGTCTCGCAATCCTAATGCTCGTTGGTGAGGGGGAACTGAGCATTGCATATTTGTTCGCGAGCGCGAAACTCGGTTGGGGAATCGAcaagtattatttttatcaagcAATCGTTGTTCTTCTGACGGTGATTGGTGCATTGGTTGGAGCCAAAGTCTTCAAATCCTTCGTTGATAAAAGTGAGCACCTGTTTTCGTAATATTTACAATTCAAGatatttaccaaaaaaaaGGTTCCTTAACGATTTTGTCAATGATATTTCGGTGACATTCATTCGATTGCTTAATtgcgatcaatttttctttggcCATGAACATTAATAATGAAAGTTTTTGGCAGGTATGGCGGACATGCTCATCGCTACAATTGCAGTAACTTCCTCGTTCGCCGGTGCAATCACCAAATCATTTACAACAAAATCTTGGCACTTCTATCTATCTACGGGTCTCGCAATGTTTAATGGACTCTGTGGACCAGTGTTACGGGCTGCACTATCAAAATCTGTCCCATCTACAGATACAGGTGCGTTTCAAATCGAAAGTTGAGATTAAAAACTACGTAGGAAGTCGAGTTTTTAATTTGAAGATAAAAGATTCGCTTCGATGTATTTATTAATACAATTGAAAACATTGAATTCTACGTCAACTTTGGTTTAGCGAAATCAAGCGAAACCATCAA
It encodes:
- the LOC122419419 gene encoding proton-coupled folate transporter-like isoform X1 — its product is MDPSISGWRLYTFIEPPLFLYLFAQVLSGSVATDLMVFRTCESIHSDDKHVCDILHTDSQSQEALKLEAESQPRASYILMCDSLLNGIVPAFLSFFIGPWSDKYGRKPLMLAGYSGSAVSLLLRTILCTRTLDPWFYLLCSLPPALLGGMSGLILASLCFVTDIRSEGDRAWHLTWLQAVISGGIFLGSFAGSELFKLFGYSVVFGVASACSTLATLYVIFIVPETVVRTDTNQRFCTLFDVSLVKDMFAACSKKRDGFNRVIVWSCITCLSLNVLTIEGDYAIGFLFASAKFGWNVSDYSSYQAAAVLFGIVGTLLGAKFFQAFVDKDMLDMRIAMFANISAFVGAMTKSLVRKPWHLYCATAFAMYSGLLSPVLRAILSKSGPPQDAGKIFSLTQSMEAVVPLAASPLYTLVYTRNMPPIYPSPVFQITAGILLVILILIILIDRELGKLKNSPYVSINEDVD
- the LOC122419419 gene encoding proton-coupled folate transporter-like isoform X2 → MVFRTCESIHSDDKHVCDILHTDSQSQEALKLEAESQPRASYILMCDSLLNGIVPAFLSFFIGPWSDKYGRKPLMLAGYSGSAVSLLLRTILCTRTLDPWFYLLCSLPPALLGGMSGLILASLCFVTDIRSEGDRAWHLTWLQAVISGGIFLGSFAGSELFKLFGYSVVFGVASACSTLATLYVIFIVPETVVRTDTNQRFCTLFDVSLVKDMFAACSKKRDGFNRVIVWSCITCLSLNVLTIEGDYAIGFLFASAKFGWNVSDYSSYQAAAVLFGIVGTLLGAKFFQAFVDKDMLDMRIAMFANISAFVGAMTKSLVRKPWHLYCATAFAMYSGLLSPVLRAILSKSGPPQDAGKIFSLTQSMEAVVPLAASPLYTLVYTRNMPPIYPSPVFQITAGILLVILILIILIDRELGKLKNSPYVSINEDVD
- the LOC122419418 gene encoding proton-coupled folate transporter-like — encoded protein: MEFNENAAFKGWRSYVLVEPPVMLYFFGQAIIGAVTSDLMIFRTCQAILGTDKGDCDILHSNSSSSEAMNLQTTIQPYVSYIVMNKSFIDGLVPAILSFCLGSWSDKYGRKPILLASYSGSAISFFLWAVLSSMELNPWWYLLASVPPALVGGYSSLILATYCYITDITSERERAWHMTWQQSVIPAGQFLGSFAGPAIYKKFGYVGVFATASAGGAISALYVLIFVPETVAVVSEKKSLCSLFDLTLIKDMIKTCVKKRRNTDRLIMWCCILSLAILMLVGEGELSIAYLFASAKLGWGIDKYYFYQAIVVLLTVIGALVGAKVFKSFVDKSMADMLIATIAVTSSFAGAITKSFTTKSWHFYLSTGLAMFNGLCGPVLRAALSKSVPSTDTGKVFSFETSMEAMIALASGPLYAMIYGHFMPPIYPSPVFLLSGGFYAFIIILVVIIEWRIKKNAHKKAREAIDPGIVENLD